ACCAAAATAACATCCGTTCCAGATTCACAAATTTTTTCTAGTGCTTCATCCGATATGTCCTTTGCTGGGTCTAACTTGAACACATGTCTCCACTCTAAATAATCCATCTATTTTACCACCTATCATTTTCTATCTATTCGTTTACAAGTATAGCTTATGGCTCTCTACAAAAAAATATAAAAGACTGAGCAGAAACTCTACCCAGCCTCTTACCTACTATTCTTTTGGTGCTTGAAACGGCTTTTCATCTGGATACAAACGACCTAACATTTCATCATATGTATCGTTACCATAATCAAAGCAGCGACGTACACGAGAAATTGTTGCAGTACTTGCCCCTGTCTCCTTTTTAATGGATTCATAGGTTTTCTTTAAACGTAATAAATGTGCTACCTCAAAGCGTTGTGCTAGTGATTGAATTTCACTAATCGTACATAAATCATCAAAAAATTTATAGCATTCTTCAATGTCCTTCAGTTCTAGTACTGCTTTAAATAACTGATCTGTTTGATGCCCTCGAATTTTTTCGATTTGCATACAGTTTTCCTCCCTCTTAAGGCTGCGTTTTCACCATTGCTTGTAACCCTGGTGAAGCTGGTACGAAATGAATCCATGACTTTCCTGGAACGAGCT
This DNA window, taken from Lysinibacillus sp. FSL M8-0337, encodes the following:
- a CDS encoding YerC/YecD family TrpR-related protein, whose translation is MQIEKIRGHQTDQLFKAVLELKDIEECYKFFDDLCTISEIQSLAQRFEVAHLLRLKKTYESIKKETGASTATISRVRRCFDYGNDTYDEMLGRLYPDEKPFQAPKE